One genomic segment of Paenibacillus durus includes these proteins:
- a CDS encoding Glu/Leu/Phe/Val family dehydrogenase: MELFSALERDDYEQLLFCQDKVSGLKAIIAIHDTTLGPALGGTRMWTYASEEEAIVDALRLAKGMTYKNAVSGLNLGGGKTVIIGDPKKDKNEAMFRAFGRYIQGLNGRYITAEDVGTTEDDMDIIHQETDYVTGISKSYGSSGNPSPVTAFGVYRGMKAAAKEAFGTDSLAGRTIAVQGVGHVAFALCGYLQEEGARLIVTDINKEAVKRAVDTYGAKAVDPTDIVGVACDIYAPCALGATINDQTLPQIKAKVIAGAANNQLKEPRHGDALHEKGIVYAPDYVINAGGVINIADELNGYNKERALKQVAKIYDSITRVFEISREKGIPAHTAADHLAEERIALLKNSRSTFLRDGHHNLSRRRP, translated from the coding sequence ATGGAACTATTTTCTGCACTAGAACGGGACGATTACGAGCAATTGCTGTTTTGCCAGGACAAGGTATCCGGCCTGAAGGCCATCATTGCGATTCACGACACCACGCTTGGGCCTGCCCTGGGCGGCACCCGCATGTGGACGTATGCTTCCGAGGAGGAGGCTATCGTCGATGCGCTTCGTCTGGCAAAAGGCATGACTTATAAGAACGCTGTCTCCGGACTTAATTTGGGCGGGGGCAAGACCGTAATCATCGGCGATCCGAAAAAAGACAAGAACGAAGCGATGTTCCGCGCCTTCGGCAGATACATACAGGGGCTGAACGGCCGCTATATCACGGCCGAGGATGTCGGAACAACTGAAGATGATATGGACATCATCCATCAGGAGACCGACTATGTCACAGGGATTTCCAAATCTTACGGCTCTTCGGGGAATCCTTCGCCGGTCACGGCTTTCGGCGTATACCGGGGTATGAAGGCGGCGGCGAAAGAGGCGTTCGGCACGGATTCGCTGGCAGGCAGGACGATCGCCGTTCAGGGCGTCGGCCATGTCGCCTTTGCGTTATGCGGGTATCTTCAGGAGGAGGGCGCCCGGCTTATCGTCACCGACATTAATAAAGAGGCGGTTAAGCGGGCCGTGGATACTTACGGCGCCAAAGCGGTCGATCCGACTGATATCGTCGGCGTGGCCTGCGATATTTACGCGCCATGCGCGCTCGGTGCGACGATTAACGACCAGACGCTGCCGCAGATCAAGGCGAAGGTGATTGCGGGCGCGGCCAACAATCAGCTGAAGGAGCCCCGCCACGGCGACGCGCTGCATGAGAAGGGCATCGTATACGCGCCCGATTATGTGATCAACGCCGGCGGCGTAATCAATATTGCCGACGAGTTGAACGGCTATAACAAAGAGCGGGCGCTGAAGCAGGTAGCGAAGATTTACGACAGCATCACCCGGGTCTTTGAAATTTCGCGCGAGAAGGGCATACCGGCCCACACGGCCGCC